In the genome of bacterium, one region contains:
- a CDS encoding nucleotidyl transferase AbiEii/AbiGii toxin family protein, which translates to MITLEKLSFLCNTLNKEGVKYILIGGCAVILHGLERPTYDIDIVIEDSNENITNLKKAFAKFIKEDEIKELTSRMVKKYQVIRVGFDDFYIDIIGKIGDIDYKKAKDDILIERIENIEIPFAGLSTMIELKKGLREIDLKDRLFLEGKRRFLEEKI; encoded by the coding sequence ATGATAACCCTTGAAAAGCTTTCCTTTTTGTGTAATACACTAAACAAGGAAGGGGTAAAATACATCCTTATCGGAGGATGTGCGGTTATTCTTCATGGCTTGGAAAGACCTACCTATGATATTGATATAGTGATAGAAGATTCTAATGAAAATATTACAAATCTCAAAAAGGCTTTTGCTAAATTTATTAAAGAAGATGAGATTAAAGAACTTACCTCAAGAATGGTAAAAAAATACCAAGTTATAAGGGTTGGTTTTGATGATTTTTATATAGATATAATAGGAAAGATAGGCGATATAGACTACAAAAAGGCAAAGGATGATATACTCATTGAAAGGATTGAAAATATAGAAATTCCCTTTGCTGGGCTTTCTACAATGATTGAGCTTAAAAAGGGGTTGAGGGAGATTGATCTAAAAGATAGGCTTTTTTTAGAGGGGAAAAGAAGGTTTTTGGAAGAAAAGATTTGA
- a CDS encoding O-antigen ligase family protein translates to MIKEIPQKIIYLIHLKRISFIGIAMFALFSPISISLSQIGLGIAFLGWIIEKRRFQRTGLDIPILLFLLASFIGVITSFNFKRSIGGFREDLWVITYFLVAYILSYEDIKRVLFLLFFGSIISSGYGLFHYLKEPGRIGGLLGSCMTFANHQILVFLFFFPLFFYFFKQKPWWNKKCLFLGSGLIIIICAIILSLTRGAWIGLFCGMLFFFILTRNWKAGLLGTTLIIIFFLLFSPIEVINRTKSILDINSWKRLCLWKGGIELWKKSPIFGIGIDNYEFYIEPYINPDKLVDISTCHAHSNYIQILSERGIIGFIAFIFLFSIFKESFLIIKKKRGISLFLGYGLLSAFCGFLVSGISEYTFSDSEVVMLFWFLAGIGDVIRHNDK, encoded by the coding sequence TTGATAAAAGAGATTCCTCAAAAAATAATATATTTAATACATTTAAAGAGAATTTCATTTATTGGAATAGCAATGTTTGCTTTATTCTCTCCTATCTCTATCTCTTTATCCCAAATAGGTTTAGGGATAGCATTTTTAGGATGGATAATTGAAAAAAGAAGATTTCAAAGGACAGGGCTAGACATACCAATCCTTTTATTTCTTCTTGCCTCTTTTATTGGTGTAATCACATCCTTTAATTTTAAAAGGAGTATTGGAGGATTCAGGGAGGATCTTTGGGTTATTACTTATTTTCTGGTTGCATATATTTTAAGCTATGAAGATATAAAAAGGGTATTATTCCTTTTATTTTTTGGAAGTATAATCTCCTCAGGGTATGGATTGTTTCATTATTTAAAAGAGCCTGGTAGGATTGGTGGCCTTCTTGGTTCTTGCATGACATTTGCAAATCATCAAATTTTAGTTTTTCTTTTCTTTTTTCCATTATTCTTTTATTTTTTTAAACAAAAGCCCTGGTGGAACAAAAAATGCCTATTTCTTGGGTCTGGTTTAATTATTATCATTTGTGCCATAATCCTTTCTTTGACCAGAGGGGCATGGATTGGATTATTTTGTGGGATGTTGTTCTTCTTTATTCTTACAAGAAATTGGAAAGCAGGGCTTTTGGGAACAACTCTAATTATCATTTTTTTTCTTCTTTTTTCACCCATTGAGGTTATTAATAGGACAAAAAGCATTCTTGATATAAATAGTTGGAAAAGGCTTTGCCTATGGAAGGGAGGTATAGAATTATGGAAAAAAAGTCCAATTTTTGGTATAGGAATAGATAACTATGAGTTTTATATAGAGCCATATATCAATCCAGATAAATTAGTTGACATTTCAACCTGCCATGCCCATTCCAATTATATCCAGATACTTTCAGAAAGGGGTATCATTGGTTTTATTGCTTTTATTTTTTTGTTTAGTATCTTTAAGGAATCTTTTTTGATAATAAAGAAGAAAAGGGGAATTTCTCTATTCTTGGGATATGGATTACTCTCTGCATTTTGTGGATTTCTTGTTTCTGGAATTTCAGAGTATACATTTAGCGATTCAGAGGTAGTAATGCTTTTTTGGTTTCTTGCTGGAATAGGAGATGTTATAAGGCATAATGACAAATAA